From Stenotrophomonas maltophilia, a single genomic window includes:
- a CDS encoding SDR family oxidoreductase, whose amino-acid sequence MTQQRWRLDGQTALITGASAGIGLAIAHELAGLGADLMIVGRDIDMLETARDELLDVYPQHQVHALAADVSDDEDRRQILDWVEDHSDGLHILVNNAGGNVTKAATEYSEDEWRQIFETNLFSAFELSRYAHPLLARHASSSIVNVGSVSGLTHVRSGVVYGMSKAAMHQMTRNLAVEWAEDGIRVNAVAPWYIRTRRTSGPLSDPDYYEEVINRTPMRRIGEPDEVAAAVGFLCLPAASYVTGECIAVDGGFLRYGF is encoded by the coding sequence ATGACCCAGCAACGGTGGCGCCTGGATGGCCAGACCGCCCTGATCACCGGCGCCAGCGCCGGTATCGGCCTGGCGATCGCGCATGAACTGGCCGGCCTCGGTGCCGACCTGATGATCGTCGGCCGCGATATCGACATGCTGGAGACGGCACGCGACGAACTGCTGGACGTGTATCCGCAGCACCAGGTGCACGCGCTGGCTGCCGATGTCTCCGATGACGAGGACCGCCGCCAGATCCTGGACTGGGTGGAAGATCACAGCGATGGCCTGCATATCCTGGTCAACAATGCCGGTGGCAACGTCACCAAGGCGGCCACGGAATACTCCGAGGACGAATGGCGCCAGATCTTCGAGACCAACCTGTTCTCTGCGTTCGAGCTGTCGCGCTACGCGCATCCGCTGCTGGCCCGGCACGCGTCGTCGTCGATCGTCAATGTCGGCAGCGTGTCCGGCCTGACCCATGTGCGCAGTGGCGTGGTGTACGGCATGAGCAAGGCGGCGATGCACCAGATGACCCGCAACCTGGCCGTCGAGTGGGCCGAGGATGGCATCCGGGTCAATGCGGTGGCGCCGTGGTACATCCGTACGCGGCGCACGTCCGGTCCGCTGTCGGACCCGGATTACTACGAGGAAGTGATCAACCGCACGCCGATGCGCCGCATTGGCGAGCCCGATGAAGTGGCCGCAGCCGTGGGCTTCCTGTGCCTGCCGGCAGCCAGCTATGTCACCGGCGAGTGCATCGCCGTGGATGGCGGTTTCCTGCGCTACGGGTTCTGA
- the sppA gene encoding signal peptide peptidase SppA, which produces MNQPVPPLPPARRNPVASFFIGLWDVMNFTRRLILNLVFFGLLFLLLVMFVIAAGMGAGASKSLQDRTTLVIAPEGRLVEQFSADPVSRALAKAVGDNGAEEIQLRDLLRVIESAKEDKKIERVVLELDKLQPSGFASLREVASALQDLRASGKQLVAYSESMGQSQYLLAAQADEVYLDPMGSVVLEGLGRYRQYFRTGLQDKLGVDVHLFKVGEYKSAAEPYVLDAASPASKEADLFWMNDVWQRYLADIAKARRLDPAQLAAGIDTLPEGIAAAGGDLAKFALQQKLVTALKTREEFEDLMIERGVADDDADGGFRNVDFGRYLALLDARRNPVDSRPQVAVVVAEGEISGGDLPAGRIGGESTSALLRAARDDENVKAVVLRVDSPGGEVFASEQIRREVVALQAAGKPVVVSMGDLAASGGYWISMNADRIYADPSTITGSIGIFGMVPNFSRALDKIGVHTDGVGTTRFAGAFDVTRPMDPAVGQVIQTVINKGYADFTGRVADARKKPVEAVDEVARGRVWSGAQAKERGLVDAFGGLKDAVADAASRAKLGKADAYRVRYIEKAATPFAQFVSGFAGSRAGAWMLSDSGMARMMLARTMPEVDTQLRFVENAAREKGNGAPVKALAYCFCGF; this is translated from the coding sequence ATGAATCAACCCGTGCCCCCGCTGCCCCCGGCGCGTCGCAATCCCGTCGCCAGCTTCTTCATCGGGCTGTGGGACGTCATGAATTTCACCCGCCGGTTGATCCTCAACCTGGTGTTCTTCGGCCTGCTGTTCCTGCTGCTGGTGATGTTCGTCATTGCTGCCGGCATGGGCGCCGGTGCCAGCAAATCGCTGCAGGACCGCACCACCCTGGTGATCGCGCCGGAAGGACGCCTGGTCGAGCAGTTCAGCGCCGATCCGGTCAGCCGCGCGCTGGCCAAGGCGGTGGGCGACAACGGTGCCGAGGAGATCCAGCTGCGCGACCTGCTGCGGGTGATCGAGTCGGCCAAGGAAGACAAGAAGATCGAGCGCGTGGTGCTGGAGCTGGACAAGCTGCAGCCGTCGGGCTTCGCCTCGCTGCGCGAAGTGGCGTCGGCGCTGCAGGACCTGCGCGCGTCCGGCAAGCAGCTGGTGGCCTACAGCGAGAGCATGGGCCAGTCGCAGTACCTGCTGGCCGCACAGGCCGACGAGGTCTACCTGGACCCGATGGGGTCGGTGGTGCTTGAGGGCCTGGGCCGCTACCGCCAGTACTTCCGCACCGGCCTGCAGGACAAGCTGGGCGTGGACGTGCATCTGTTCAAGGTGGGCGAGTACAAGTCCGCCGCCGAGCCGTACGTGCTCGACGCCGCCTCGCCGGCCTCCAAGGAGGCCGACCTGTTCTGGATGAACGACGTGTGGCAGCGCTACCTGGCCGACATCGCCAAGGCCCGCCGCCTGGATCCGGCCCAGCTGGCCGCCGGCATCGACACCTTGCCGGAGGGCATCGCCGCCGCCGGTGGCGACCTGGCCAAGTTCGCCCTGCAGCAGAAGCTGGTAACCGCGCTGAAGACCCGCGAGGAATTCGAGGATCTGATGATCGAGCGTGGCGTGGCCGATGACGATGCCGACGGCGGTTTCCGCAACGTCGACTTCGGGCGCTACCTGGCGCTGCTCGACGCTCGCCGCAACCCGGTGGACTCGCGTCCGCAGGTGGCGGTGGTAGTGGCCGAAGGCGAGATCAGCGGTGGCGACCTGCCGGCCGGCCGTATCGGCGGCGAGTCGACCTCCGCGCTGCTGCGCGCCGCGCGCGACGATGAGAACGTCAAGGCCGTGGTGCTGCGCGTCGATTCGCCGGGCGGTGAAGTGTTCGCCTCCGAGCAGATCCGCCGCGAAGTGGTGGCCCTGCAGGCGGCCGGCAAGCCGGTAGTGGTGTCGATGGGCGATCTGGCTGCGTCCGGTGGTTACTGGATCAGCATGAATGCCGACCGCATCTACGCTGATCCGTCGACCATCACCGGTTCGATCGGCATCTTCGGCATGGTGCCGAACTTCAGCCGCGCGCTGGACAAGATCGGCGTGCACACCGACGGCGTCGGCACCACCCGCTTTGCCGGTGCCTTCGACGTCACCCGTCCGATGGACCCGGCCGTCGGCCAGGTCATCCAGACGGTGATCAACAAGGGCTATGCCGACTTCACCGGCCGCGTCGCCGATGCGCGCAAGAAGCCGGTCGAGGCCGTCGACGAAGTGGCCCGTGGCCGCGTGTGGAGCGGTGCGCAGGCCAAGGAACGTGGCCTGGTCGATGCCTTCGGTGGCCTGAAGGATGCCGTGGCCGACGCCGCCAGCCGCGCCAAGCTGGGCAAGGCCGATGCCTACCGCGTGCGCTACATCGAGAAGGCGGCGACGCCGTTCGCGCAGTTCGTCAGCGGTTTCGCCGGCAGCCGCGCCGGTGCGTGGATGCTGTCCGACTCGGGCATGGCGCGGATGATGCTGGCCCGCACGATGCCGGAAGTGGACACGCAGTTGCGCTTCGTCGAGAACGCAGCCCGCGAGAAGGGCAACGGTGCGCCGGTGAAGGCGCTGGCGTACTGCTTCTGCGGGTTCTGA